A single window of Balaenoptera ricei isolate mBalRic1 chromosome 15, mBalRic1.hap2, whole genome shotgun sequence DNA harbors:
- the HRH3 gene encoding histamine H3 receptor, producing MERSPPDGPLNASGALASEAAAAGEARGFSAAWTAVLAALMALLIVATVLGNALVMLAFVADSSLRTQNNFFLLNLAISDFLVGAFCIPLYVPYVLTGRWPFGRGLCKLWLVADYLLCASSVFSIVLISYDRFLSVTRAVSYRAQQGDTRRAVRKMVLVWVLAFLLYGPAILSWEYLSGGSSIPEGHCYAEFFYNWYFLITASTLEFFTPFLSVTFFNLSIYLNIQRRTRVRLDGACEAAASELSPEARPSPPPAAPSCWDCWQKGCGEAVPLHRRGVRGGEAAPGTGAEAGDAALGGGSGGGAATSPTSSSGSSSRGTEQPRSLKRGSKPSTSSASLEKRMKMVSQSIAQRFRLSRDKKVAKSLAIIVSIFGLCWAPYTLLMIIRAACHGPCVPDYWYETSFWLLWANSAVNPVLYPLCHYSFRRAFTKLLCPQKLKMQPPSSLEHCWK from the exons ATGGAGCGCTCCCCGCCCGACGGACCGCTGAACGCGTCGGGGGCGCTGGCAagcgaggcggcggcggcgggcgaaGCGCGCGGCTTCTCCGCCGCCTGGACCGCGGTGCTGGCGGCGCTCATGGCGCTGCTCATCGTGGCCACGGTGCTGGGCAACGCGCTGGTCATGCTCGCCTTCGTGGCCGATTCGAGCCTCCGCACGCAGAACAACTTCTTTCTGCTCAACCTCGCCATCTCCGACTTCCTCGTGG GGGCCTTCTGCATCCCCCTGTACGTGCCCTACGTGCTGACTGGCCGCTGGCCCTTTGGCCGGGGCCTCTGCAAGCTGTGGCTCGTGGCGGACTACCTGCTCTGCGCCTCCTCTGTCTTCAGTATCGTGCTCATCAGCTATGACCGCTTCCTGTCGGTCACCCGGGCC GTCTCCTACCGGGCCCAGCAGGGCGACACGCGGCGGGCAGTGAGGAAGATGGTGCTGGTGTGGGTGCTGGCCTTCCTGCTCTACGGACCCGCCATCCTCAGCTGGGAGTACCTGTCGGGGGGCAGCTCCATCCCCGAGGGCCACTGCTACGCCGAGTTCTTCTACAACTGGTACTTCCTCATCACGGCCTCCACCCTCGAGTTCTTCACGCCCTTCCTCAGCGTCACCTTCTTCAACCTCAGCATCTACCTGAACATCCAGAGACGCACCCGTGTCCGGCTGGATGGGGCATGCGAGGCGGCTGCCTCGGAGCTTTCCCCCGAGGCCCGGCCCTCCCCGCCGCCGGCTGCGCCCAGCTGCTGGGATTGCTGGCAGAAGGGGTGTGGGGAGGCCGTGCCGCTGCACAGGCGCGGGGTGCGGGGCGGCGAGGCAGCCCCAGGCACGGGGGCCGAGGCTGGGGACGCAGCCCTCGGGGGTGGCAGCGGTGGAGGTGCCGCGACCTCGCCCACCTCCAGCTCTGGCAGCTCCTCGAGGGGCACCGAGCAGCCGCGCTCACTCAAGCGGGGCTCCAAGCCATCCACATCCTCGGCGTCCCTGGAGAAGCGCATGAAGATGGTGTCCCAGAGCATCGCCCAGCGCTTCCGGCTGTCGCGGGACAAGAAGGTGGCCAAGTCGCTGGCCATCATCGTGAGCATCTTTGGGCTCTGCTGGGCCCCATACACACTCCTGATGATCATCCGGGCCGCCTGCCACGGCCCCTGCGTCCCCGACTACTGGTACGAGAcgtccttctggctgctgtgggcCAACTCGGCCGTCAACCCTGTCCTCTACCCGCTGTGCCACTACAGCTTCCGCCGGGCCTTTACCAAGCTGCTCTGCCCGCAGAAGCTCAAGATGCAGccccccagctccctggagcaCTGCTGGAAGTGA